Proteins co-encoded in one Cytobacillus sp. NJ13 genomic window:
- a CDS encoding DUF1128 domain-containing protein — MNNLSEKSVENVEFMIEGIKEKLKVLNLGAIKPSHFDEEMYEELKDIYDLVMKKNSFSPNEMQALVEELGNLRKNK; from the coding sequence ATGAACAATTTATCGGAGAAATCGGTTGAGAATGTGGAGTTTATGATTGAGGGTATTAAAGAGAAGCTGAAGGTATTAAACCTAGGTGCTATTAAGCCTTCCCACTTTGATGAGGAAATGTATGAGGAATTGAAGGATATTTATGATCTTGTTATGAAGAAGAATTCTTTTAGTCCGAATGAAATGCAGGCGCTTGTTGAAGAGCTGGGGAATTTGAGGAAGAATAAATAA
- a CDS encoding type 1 glutamine amidotransferase domain-containing protein, whose amino-acid sequence MSKKIACLITEMFEDSEYTEPAQAFKEAGHEVVTIEKEQGKSVKGKQGEATVQIDQSIDNVNPQDFDALFLPGGFSPDQLRADDRFVQFTKSFMDEKKPVFAICHGPQLLLTAKTLEGRDATGYKSIQVDMEYAGAKFQDSEVVVCQNQLVTSRQPEDIPAFTRESLKLLGE is encoded by the coding sequence ATGAGTAAAAAAATCGCATGCTTAATTACCGAGATGTTCGAAGATAGTGAATACACGGAACCTGCTCAAGCATTCAAAGAAGCAGGACATGAAGTTGTGACAATTGAAAAGGAACAAGGCAAATCCGTTAAAGGAAAACAAGGTGAAGCCACTGTTCAAATAGATCAAAGCATTGATAACGTGAATCCGCAGGACTTTGATGCACTATTCCTGCCAGGCGGCTTCTCACCGGACCAGCTTCGTGCCGATGACCGATTTGTTCAATTTACAAAATCCTTCATGGACGAAAAGAAACCAGTATTCGCTATCTGCCACGGACCACAGCTATTGCTGACAGCTAAAACACTGGAAGGCCGCGACGCAACGGGCTACAAATCCATCCAAGTGGACATGGAATACGCAGGCGCCAAATTCCAGGACTCAGAAGTCGTTGTCTGCCAAAACCAGTTAGTCACAAGCCGCCAGCCAGAAGATATACCGGCATTTACACGTGAATCGCTTAAATTGTTGGGAGAATAA